One genomic segment of Hordeum vulgare subsp. vulgare chromosome 2H, MorexV3_pseudomolecules_assembly, whole genome shotgun sequence includes these proteins:
- the LOC123429230 gene encoding uncharacterized protein LOC123429230 — protein MQGDDGTNKAWTGEKRRRKHLPPSPATAHDHAADMEDAIQGHQGSISHATDMELLLRTDSAEGEIYGPDVLISEEGHGDMEDTIQGGQDLIPHATDMEGTIQGGQDQISHVTDMEDTFQAGQDYDLLLNTEPAQEESEQRFGLHFLISEEDRAKYSQLFLANIQTKDDYPTDLPLYMTWEEHHKIEARLARYRIAHYKVVNPERARELKELEEYTDEELLRESYFEALENDENFEWYIHRDDIQNIELNDYQRIVPRNFLPGTSGSLYGYHDEYRSRYHTYKIDDAYVKYYAEISKKIKWIADYLHLDRRTKDWIKWDTRAWRQALRIATGIPHMTEDLAGYAYDEYITELKMDASLKDIDLLYFQIWRLVYKGNRTYKDAVRDVYESDNFHVHKPILRAELNRGACHIFVTMQQTIYSIVLEGGIKRTDEEEKARAVFNELSFTRHKSMNMADYAKKKVEIADQLKLDKKGGFVPFRPYD, from the exons ATGCAGGGCGACGATGGAACAAACAAGGCGTGGACAGGGGAGAAGAGGCGCCGCAAGCACCTGCCCCCATCTCCTGCCACTGCCCACGACCACGCGGCAGACATGGAGGATGCCATCCAAGGGCACCAAGGTTCGATTTCTCATGCGACAGACATGGAGCTGCTGCTCAGAACAGATTCGGCAGAAGGAGAAATATACGGGCCGGACGTCCTTATCAGCGAGGAAGGCCATGGAGACATGGAGGACACCATCCAAGGGGGTCAAGATCTGATTCCTCATGCGACAGATATGGAGGGCACCATCCAAGGGGGGCAAGATCAGATTTCTCATGTGACAGACATGGAGGACACCTTCCAAGCGGGCCAAGATTATGATCTTCTGCTGAACACAGAGCCggcacaagaagaaagcgagcaGCGTTTCGGGCTGCACTTCCTTATCAGCGAGGAAGACCGTGCCAAGTATTCTCAACTTTTTCTTGCCAATATTCAGACGAAGGACGATTATCCTACTGACCTGCCACTTTATATGACATGGGAGGAACACCACAAGATAGAAGCGCGCCTTGCACGCTATCGCATCGCTCATTACAAG GTTGTAAATCCAGAGCGCGCACGTGAACTCAAGGAACTAGAAGAATACACTGATGAGGAACTTCTCCGCGAGTCATACTTTGAGGCATTAGAGAATGATGAAAATTTTGAGTGGTACATCCATCGTGATGACATCCAGAACATTGAATTGAATGACTACCAACGGATTGTTCCTCGCAATTTT CTGCCTGGTACGAGTGGAAGCCTGTACGGCTATCACGATGAGTACCGCTCGCGTTATCATACATATAAAattgatgatgcttatgtcaagtaCTATGCAGAAATTTCAAAGAAAATCAAG TGGATTGCAGATTATTTGCATCTGGATCGCAGGACTAAGGAT TGGATAAAATGGGATACTAGAGCATGGAGGCAAGCATTGAGGATTGCAACCGGCATTCCTCATATGACTGAAGATTTAGCTGGTTATGCTTATGAT GAGTACATTACGGAGCTGAAAATGGATGCGTCCCTCAAGGACATAGATCTCCTCTATTTTCAGATTTGGAGGCTTGTCTATAAAGGAAAT AGAACTTACAAAGATGCTGTGAGGGATGTATATGAGTCTGACAATTTCCATGTGCACAAACCAATACTACGTGCTGAACTCAATAGGGGCGCATGCCATATCTTTGTAACAATGCAACAAACT ATTTACTCTATTGTCCTGGAGGGTGGCATTAAGCGGACT GATGAAGAGGAAAAGGCTCGGGCTGTGTTTAATGAGTTATCTTTCACTAGG CATAAATCAATGAACATGGCTGACTATgctaagaagaaggtggagatagCAGatcagttgaagttggacaaaaaG GGTGGATTTGTTCCCTTTAGACCCTACGATTGA
- the LOC123429231 gene encoding senescence-specific cysteine protease SAG39-like: MAIHKASLLAILGCICLYGTIIVARELNNDLLMVTKHEDWMAQYGRVYKDTIEKARRFEVFKANVEFIETFNSKNHKFWLGVNQFADISNDEFRTTKTNKGFKANPMRVLSTGFRYENLSFDALPTTMDWRAKGAVTPIKDQGQCGCCWAFSAVAATEGIVKLKTGKLISLSEQELVDCDVHGEDQGCEGGLMDDAFKFIVKNGGLTTESSYPYTAADDKCKAGSNSAATITGFEDVPANNEGALMKAVANQPVSVAVDGGDMTFQFYSGGVMTGSCGTDLDHGIAAIGYGKTSDGTSYWLMKNSWGATWGEDGYLRMEKDIADKKGMCGLAMEPSYPTK, encoded by the exons ATGGCCATCCACAAGGCTTCGCTTCTTGCCATCCTCGGTTGCATCTGCCtctatggcactatcattgtagcTCGTGAGCTGAACAATGACTTGTTGATGGTGACGAAGCATGAGGACTGGATGGCTCAGTACGGTCGCGTGTACAAGGACACCATTGAGAAGGCTCGTCGGTTTGAGGTTTTCAAAGCCAACGTCGAATTCATTGAGACATTCAATTCCAAGAATCACAAGTTCTGGCTCGGCGTCAACCAGTTCGCTGATATCAGCAATGATGAGTTCAGGACAACCAAAACAAACAAGGGGTTCAAAGCAAACCCCATGCGAGTTCTTTCTACAGGATTCAGGTATGAGAACTTGAGTTTTGATGCCCTTCCAACAACGATGGACTGGAGGGCCAAGGGAGCCGTCACTCCTATCAAGGATCAAGGCCAGTGCG GCTGTTGTTGGGCATTTTCTGCTGTTGCCGCGACTGAGGGCATTGTAAAACTGAAAACCGGGAAGTTGATCTCACTGTCGGAGCAAGAGTTAGTTGACTGTGATGTTCATGGTGAAGACCAAGGCTGCGAGGGAGGACTCATGGATGATGCCTTCAAATTCATTGTCAAGAATGGGGGCCTTACTACGGAGTCCAGCTACCCATATACAGCAGCTGACGATAAGTGCAAGGCTGGATCCAACAGTGCCGCCACCATCACCGGCTTTGAAGATGTGCCTGCCAATAACGAGGGTGCCCTTATGAAGGCGGTGGCAAACCAACCAGTATCTGTAGCTGTGGACGGGGGTGACATGACGTTCCAATTCTACTCTGGTGGGGTCATGACTGGGTCCTGTGGAACTGACTTGGACCATGGAATTGCAGCCATTGGATATGGAAAGACTAGTGATGGCACAAGCTATTGGTTGATGAAGAATTCATGGGGTGCAACTTGGGGCGAAGATGGGTATTTGAGAATGGAGAAAGACATTGCAGACAAGAAGGGCATGTGTGGTCTTGCCATGGAACCTTCTTACCCCACAAAATAG